A stretch of the Pseudomonadota bacterium genome encodes the following:
- a CDS encoding 3-deoxy-7-phosphoheptulonate synthase has protein sequence MILILSPDTDKDGAEYRQLLEFLSNLQNIHTRVHDEKGTQQTLTEIYLIGDTAKLQIEDMASLPCVERVVRVSEEYRVLGRHQDDKRPTWFDYNGIRFGQDNLHVFAGLCAVDTREHVELMLQALRDHGQQCTRMGAYKPRTNPYSFQGHGKSCLPWVFELAGKYGIKVVAMEVTHDSHVREIHEALDQTGHPTGVMLQIGTRNTQNFELLKAIGREPEFPVLMKRGFGITLEESLNAAEYLASEGNRRVIFGLRGMKTNMGDPHRNFIDFAHVPVVHRLTRMPVCIDPSHSVGSRDADSDGILDVFHVTAQGVIAGANMVLVDFHPYPSKALVDGPQALHMDELGYFLEDIRIARQAYEDRRALHGRHVMQTALAG, from the coding sequence ATGATACTCATACTGTCCCCGGATACCGACAAGGATGGCGCGGAATACCGCCAGCTGCTGGAGTTCCTGTCCAACCTGCAGAACATCCACACCCGCGTGCATGACGAAAAGGGTACCCAGCAGACACTGACCGAGATCTACCTCATCGGCGACACGGCCAAGTTGCAGATCGAGGACATGGCCAGCCTGCCCTGCGTCGAACGCGTGGTGCGCGTGTCGGAGGAATACCGCGTCCTCGGGCGACACCAGGACGACAAGCGCCCGACCTGGTTCGACTACAACGGGATCCGCTTCGGGCAGGACAACCTGCATGTGTTCGCCGGCCTGTGCGCGGTCGATACACGCGAACACGTGGAGCTGATGCTGCAGGCTTTACGCGACCACGGGCAGCAGTGCACGCGCATGGGTGCCTACAAGCCCCGCACCAACCCCTACTCATTCCAGGGTCACGGCAAGAGCTGCCTGCCCTGGGTATTCGAGCTGGCCGGCAAGTACGGCATCAAGGTCGTCGCGATGGAGGTCACCCATGACTCGCATGTCCGCGAAATCCACGAGGCGCTCGATCAGACGGGGCATCCGACCGGCGTGATGCTGCAGATCGGCACCCGCAACACCCAGAACTTCGAGTTGCTCAAGGCGATCGGCCGCGAGCCCGAATTCCCGGTATTGATGAAGCGCGGCTTCGGTATCACGCTCGAGGAATCGCTGAACGCGGCGGAGTATCTGGCCAGCGAGGGCAACCGGCGGGTGATCTTCGGGCTGCGCGGCATGAAGACCAATATGGGCGACCCGCACCGCAACTTCATCGATTTCGCGCATGTGCCCGTCGTGCACCGCCTGACCCGCATGCCGGTCTGCATCGACCCCTCGCATTCGGTAGGGTCCAGGGATGCGGACAGCGACGGCATCCTCGACGTATTCCATGTCACGGCGCAAGGCGTCATCGCCGGTGCCAACATGGTCCTCGTCGATTTCCATCCTTACCCGAGCAAGGCGCTCGTCGACGGGCCGCAGGCCCTGCACATGGACGAACTCGGATATTTCCTGGAGGATATCCGGATTGCCAGGCAGGCCTACGAGGACCGGCGCGCACTGCACGGCAGACATGTCATGCAGACCGCGCTGGCAGGCTAG
- a CDS encoding carbon-nitrogen hydrolase, whose product MNDRILKVALVQHGCTTDREANLATSIAGIEAAVAGGAQLVLLQELHRGTYFCQVEDAANFDQAEPVPGPSTERLGALAQQHGIVIVASLFERRTAGLYHNTAVVLDADGSIAGRYRKMHIPDDPGYYEKYYFAPGDLGFTPIDTSVGRLGVLVCWDQWYPEAARLMALAGADLLLYPTAIGWDYDDSSEEQARQREAWLTVQRGHAVSNSLPVLVCNRVGHEPDPSGGSAGIRFWGSSSVFGQQGEILAQAGSDAPETLVVAVDLGRTEQVRRSWPFLRDRRIDAYQELLARFRC is encoded by the coding sequence ATGAACGACAGGATACTCAAGGTTGCACTGGTACAGCACGGCTGCACTACCGACCGCGAGGCCAATCTCGCGACGAGCATCGCGGGTATCGAGGCGGCCGTCGCCGGCGGCGCGCAACTGGTGCTGCTGCAGGAACTGCACCGGGGTACCTATTTCTGCCAGGTCGAGGATGCCGCCAACTTCGATCAGGCGGAACCCGTTCCCGGGCCGAGCACCGAGCGGCTCGGCGCACTGGCGCAGCAGCACGGCATCGTGATCGTGGCATCGCTGTTCGAACGCCGCACCGCCGGGCTGTACCACAACACTGCAGTGGTGCTCGATGCCGACGGCTCCATCGCCGGACGCTACCGCAAGATGCACATCCCGGATGACCCCGGCTACTACGAGAAATATTACTTTGCGCCCGGCGATCTCGGCTTCACGCCGATCGATACCAGCGTGGGCCGGCTCGGGGTGCTGGTATGCTGGGACCAGTGGTATCCGGAGGCGGCACGCCTGATGGCGCTCGCCGGTGCGGATCTGCTGCTCTACCCCACCGCGATCGGCTGGGACTACGATGACAGCAGCGAGGAGCAGGCACGGCAGCGCGAGGCCTGGCTCACCGTGCAGCGCGGCCATGCCGTCAGCAACAGCCTGCCGGTGCTCGTCTGCAACCGGGTCGGTCACGAGCCGGACCCGTCCGGCGGCAGCGCCGGGATCAGATTCTGGGGCAGCAGCAGCGTGTTCGGCCAGCAGGGCGAAATTCTGGCCCAGGCCGGCAGCGACGCCCCGGAGACACTGGTCGTTGCGGTCGACCTCGGGCGCACCGAACAGGTACGGCGCAGCTGGCCCTTCCTGCGCGACCGCCGCATCGACGCCTACCAGGAGCTGCTCGCACGCTTCCGCTGCTGA
- a CDS encoding agmatine deiminase family protein: protein MLIPEFAPQSGVLLTWPHRHSDWQPLLTAIEPVYDTLARAVTAQQHLLVICYDSEHRQHVQARLDAAGVPPDRAGLICVRTNDTWVRDYGPLCVRQDGKPVLLDFAFNAWGDKYSAALDDAVTGSLYAAGVFGTLACRRIPLVLEGGSIDVDDTGSLLTTSRCLLAPTRNPTLDRVALESALREHLGIERVLWLDHGELAGDDTDAHVDMLARFCDAQTIAYTQCPDADDPQHAALAAMERQLQSFRTAAGAPYRLVPLPLPRAVHAVDGSRLPASYANFLVINGALLLPVYDDPADDVAAQRLQACFPGRSIVRINCLPLIQQFGSLHCATMQLPAGVLKAASE, encoded by the coding sequence ATGCTGATTCCCGAATTCGCGCCCCAGTCCGGGGTTCTGCTCACCTGGCCACACCGGCATTCCGACTGGCAACCCCTGCTGACCGCGATCGAGCCCGTGTACGACACGCTCGCACGCGCCGTGACCGCACAGCAACACCTGCTGGTGATCTGTTATGACAGCGAACACCGGCAGCACGTGCAGGCACGGTTGGACGCCGCCGGCGTGCCGCCTGACCGCGCCGGCCTGATCTGCGTCCGCACCAACGACACCTGGGTCCGCGACTACGGCCCCCTCTGCGTGCGGCAGGACGGCAAACCGGTGCTGCTGGACTTCGCGTTCAACGCCTGGGGCGACAAATACAGCGCTGCGCTGGACGATGCCGTGACCGGAAGTCTGTATGCTGCCGGCGTATTCGGTACGCTCGCGTGCCGGCGCATTCCGCTGGTGCTGGAGGGCGGCAGCATCGACGTCGACGACACGGGCAGCCTGCTGACCACATCGCGCTGCCTGCTCGCGCCGACCCGCAACCCGACCCTGGACCGGGTGGCGCTGGAGTCCGCGCTGCGCGAGCATCTGGGCATCGAACGGGTACTGTGGCTGGACCACGGGGAGCTGGCCGGCGACGATACCGACGCGCATGTGGACATGCTGGCGCGATTCTGCGATGCGCAGACCATTGCCTACACCCAGTGCCCCGATGCGGACGATCCGCAGCATGCAGCGCTGGCCGCCATGGAACGGCAATTGCAGTCATTCCGCACTGCGGCCGGCGCGCCTTACCGGCTGGTCCCGCTGCCCTTGCCGCGCGCCGTGCACGCAGTCGATGGCAGCCGCCTCCCGGCGAGCTATGCGAACTTCCTGGTGATCAACGGTGCGTTACTGCTGCCGGTCTACGACGACCCGGCCGATGACGTGGCCGCACAGCGGCTGCAGGCATGCTTTCCCGGCCGCAGCATCGTCCGGATCAACTGCCTGCCACTGATCCAGCAGTTCGGCAGCCTGCATTGCGCTACAATGCAGCTTCCCGCAGGCGTCCTCAAGGCAGCGAGCGAGTGA
- the dusA gene encoding tRNA dihydrouridine(20/20a) synthase DusA, with the protein MTHPVTHRFAVAPMLDWTDRHCRYLHRLLSRHALLYTEMVTTAAILHGQRERLLGYDPAEHPVALQLGGSDPAALAACAAIGADFGYDEINLNVGCPSDRVQSGRFGACLMAEPALVAECVAAMHAAVRIPVTVKTRIGIDEHDDYALLAAFVEQVAAAGCRRFIVHARKAWLQGLSPKQNRCVPPLRHEVVWRLKQDFPHLVIVSNGGIASLDAAAQQLQRVDGVMLGRAAYHDPYLLAAVDQRLFADPHPVPTRAGVVQAMLPYIERELQAGTLLKHITRHMLGLFQGQPGARAWRRVLSCQPRGGAAGPELVSAALAQILTDGAGREPRQRHG; encoded by the coding sequence ATTACCCACCCCGTCACACATCGCTTCGCGGTCGCGCCCATGCTGGACTGGACCGACCGTCACTGCCGCTATCTGCACCGCCTGCTCAGCCGGCACGCGCTGCTCTACACGGAGATGGTGACCACGGCCGCGATCCTGCACGGGCAGCGCGAACGCCTGCTGGGATACGACCCGGCCGAACATCCCGTGGCACTGCAGCTCGGTGGCAGCGATCCCGCGGCGCTGGCGGCCTGCGCCGCAATCGGTGCGGATTTCGGCTACGACGAAATCAATCTCAACGTGGGCTGCCCCAGCGACAGGGTGCAGTCCGGACGCTTCGGCGCCTGTCTCATGGCGGAGCCAGCCCTGGTGGCGGAATGTGTGGCGGCGATGCACGCTGCCGTGCGCATTCCCGTCACCGTCAAGACCCGCATCGGCATCGATGAGCACGACGATTACGCACTGCTGGCCGCCTTCGTGGAGCAGGTCGCCGCGGCCGGCTGCCGGCGCTTCATCGTGCATGCCCGCAAGGCCTGGCTGCAGGGTCTGAGTCCGAAGCAGAACCGCTGCGTGCCGCCCCTGCGCCACGAGGTCGTGTGGCGGCTCAAGCAGGATTTCCCTCACCTGGTTATCGTCAGCAACGGCGGTATCGCGTCCCTGGATGCCGCGGCACAGCAACTGCAGCGGGTCGACGGGGTCATGCTGGGCCGGGCCGCCTATCACGATCCCTATCTCCTGGCGGCCGTTGACCAGCGCCTGTTTGCGGATCCGCATCCCGTTCCCACCCGTGCCGGGGTGGTCCAGGCCATGCTGCCGTATATCGAGCGGGAACTGCAGGCCGGGACGCTGCTCAAACACATCACCCGGCACATGCTCGGCCTGTTCCAGGGTCAACCCGGCGCACGCGCCTGGCGCCGGGTACTGAGTTGCCAGCCGCGCGGCGGCGCGGCGGGTCCCGAGCTGGTCAGCGCGGCACTGGCGCAGATCCTCACAGACGGCGCGGGGCGTGAACCGAGACAGCGACATGGATGA
- a CDS encoding TVP38/TMEM64 family protein → MNPALRRGLVLCLLLAATGAAYHWRGQLSAESLTAWVGGLGMLAPVAFIAGYAIATVLFLPGLLFTLAGGALFGPVYGTLYNLTGATLGATLAFLTARYLVHDLVARRAGGRLRTLAEGVEQEGWRFVAFVRLVPLLPFNLLNYALGLTRIRLSHYVISTFIFMAPAGAAYTYLGYAGRELAGGGEDVVRKALLALAAVASLAFASHLLLRRRRSG, encoded by the coding sequence ATGAACCCGGCACTGCGCCGCGGGCTCGTGCTGTGTCTGCTGCTCGCCGCTACCGGCGCCGCGTATCACTGGCGCGGCCAGCTGTCCGCCGAGTCCCTGACGGCATGGGTCGGGGGGCTCGGTATGCTGGCACCTGTGGCGTTCATCGCCGGCTATGCCATCGCCACGGTGTTGTTCCTGCCCGGGCTGTTGTTCACCCTGGCGGGCGGTGCCCTGTTCGGACCGGTCTACGGGACACTTTATAACCTGACCGGCGCGACCCTGGGCGCCACGCTGGCGTTCCTGACCGCCCGCTACCTGGTCCACGACCTGGTCGCACGACGTGCCGGCGGCCGCCTGCGCACGCTGGCCGAAGGGGTCGAGCAGGAAGGCTGGCGCTTCGTTGCCTTCGTGCGCCTGGTGCCGCTGCTGCCCTTCAACCTGCTCAACTATGCCCTCGGCCTGACGCGTATCCGGCTGTCACATTACGTGATCAGTACCTTCATCTTCATGGCACCCGCCGGCGCCGCCTACACCTATCTTGGCTATGCCGGCCGCGAACTGGCCGGAGGCGGCGAGGACGTCGTGCGCAAGGCCCTGCTCGCTTTGGCCGCGGTTGCGAGTCTCGCGTTCGCCTCGCATCTGCTCCTGCGTCGCAGGCGCAGCGGGTAA
- a CDS encoding FAD-dependent oxidoreductase, whose amino-acid sequence MSRRQDLVIIGAGPAGLVAASVAGQLGLRVTLAEKSDRLGGDCLHTGCVPSKTLLHLAQTVHTARCGVRDGLFASMPDVDFGAAVDRVRAVIEQIQQHDDPERFRGYGCDVRFGHARFVGPHALAIGDEVIRARRFLIATGSKPAIPPIPGLEEAGFDTSDTIFSRRELPRRLAVLGGGPIGVELGQAFARLGARVTLVEQAARLLPAHDASSAAVLQEVLTGEGVSVHAGAAVHSVRSDGGSRQLLLADGTTLECDRILVAAGRRPALAALGLEAAGVQHDGRGIGVDARQRTSRRHIYAAGDVCGPYPFTHMAEYQAGIALANMVFRFPRRADYRVVPRVVYTDPEVASVGLDPREAQARGIRYDTAEFPLRELDRAITAGTAAGFCRLLIRKGRLLGASIVAPQAGELIHELALAMRVNARIRDISELIHAYPTYAQIHRRTVNAHYAYLLRSRRLRWLAWGLNRLLP is encoded by the coding sequence GTGTCGCGCCGGCAGGACCTCGTGATCATCGGCGCCGGGCCGGCCGGACTGGTTGCGGCCAGCGTCGCCGGACAGCTCGGCCTGCGGGTCACGCTGGCGGAAAAATCGGACCGGCTGGGCGGTGACTGCCTGCATACCGGTTGCGTACCCAGCAAGACCCTGCTGCACCTGGCGCAGACGGTCCACACCGCCCGATGTGGCGTTCGGGACGGCCTGTTCGCATCCATGCCGGACGTGGATTTCGGTGCCGCAGTCGACCGTGTCCGGGCCGTCATCGAACAGATCCAGCAGCACGACGATCCGGAGCGTTTCCGCGGCTACGGCTGCGACGTACGCTTCGGTCACGCGCGCTTCGTCGGACCGCACGCGCTCGCGATCGGGGACGAGGTCATACGGGCACGACGTTTTCTCATCGCCACCGGTTCCAAGCCCGCGATTCCGCCGATCCCGGGGCTGGAGGAGGCAGGCTTCGATACCAGCGACACGATCTTCAGCCGGCGCGAGCTGCCACGGCGCCTGGCGGTCCTCGGCGGCGGCCCGATCGGGGTGGAACTGGGACAGGCCTTCGCGCGCCTCGGCGCCCGGGTCACGCTGGTCGAACAGGCCGCACGATTGCTGCCGGCGCATGATGCATCCAGCGCCGCCGTGCTGCAGGAGGTGCTGACGGGTGAGGGTGTCAGCGTGCATGCCGGTGCCGCGGTCCACTCGGTGCGCAGCGACGGCGGCAGCCGGCAGCTGCTGCTTGCCGACGGCACCACGCTGGAATGCGACCGCATCCTGGTGGCGGCCGGTCGGCGCCCGGCACTGGCCGCGCTCGGACTCGAGGCGGCCGGCGTGCAGCATGACGGCCGCGGCATCGGCGTCGATGCCAGGCAACGCACCTCGCGCCGTCACATCTACGCGGCGGGGGATGTCTGCGGCCCCTATCCGTTTACCCACATGGCCGAGTACCAGGCCGGGATCGCGCTGGCGAACATGGTATTCCGGTTTCCGCGGCGGGCGGACTACCGGGTCGTGCCGCGGGTCGTCTACACCGATCCGGAAGTGGCCAGCGTCGGCCTCGATCCGCGGGAGGCGCAGGCGCGGGGCATCCGCTATGATACGGCGGAATTTCCGCTGCGTGAGCTCGACCGTGCCATTACCGCCGGTACGGCTGCCGGCTTCTGCCGGCTGCTGATCCGCAAAGGCCGCCTCCTCGGCGCGAGCATCGTCGCGCCGCAGGCGGGTGAACTGATCCACGAACTTGCGCTGGCCATGCGCGTCAATGCCAGGATACGAGACATCAGCGAGCTCATTCATGCCTACCCGACCTATGCCCAGATCCACCGGCGCACCGTCAATGCGCACTATGCGTACCTGCTGCGCTCGCGCCGCTTGCGCTGGCTCGCCTGGGGCCTGAACCGGCTGCTGCCCTGA
- the arsS gene encoding arsenosugar biosynthesis radical SAM protein ArsS (Some members of this family are selenoproteins.) — protein sequence MHATLPLLVATDFPPLARARLQTLQVNLGYRCNQSCLHCHVNAGPGRSEMMDAATAAVVCDFLDTPGLTTLDLTGGAPELNPNFRTLVRQARARGLGVIDRCNLTVLFEPGQQDTARFLAAHGVRVVASMPCYLEENVDAQRGDGVFAQSIAALELLNDLGYGQPGSGLQLDLVYNPRGATLPPPQQALEADYRRHLADTYGVGFNHLLTIANMPIKRFGSTLVSRGELDGYLRLLRDAHRAENLPGVMCRALISVDWQGYVYDCDFNQMLDLPLRLDARPRLHLRDLQGRALAGAPIRVAQHCYACTAGQGSSCGGALEP from the coding sequence ATGCACGCAACCCTGCCTCTGCTCGTCGCTACCGACTTCCCGCCGCTCGCGCGCGCGCGCCTGCAGACACTGCAGGTCAATCTCGGTTACCGCTGCAACCAGAGCTGCCTGCATTGCCATGTCAATGCCGGACCCGGGCGCAGCGAGATGATGGACGCGGCTACGGCAGCGGTGGTCTGCGACTTTCTCGACACGCCCGGGCTGACCACGCTCGACCTGACCGGCGGCGCACCGGAACTGAATCCGAATTTCCGCACCCTGGTGCGGCAGGCGCGCGCACGCGGGCTCGGCGTCATCGATCGCTGTAACCTGACGGTGCTGTTCGAACCCGGGCAGCAGGATACGGCGCGTTTCCTTGCGGCTCACGGCGTCAGGGTGGTGGCCTCGATGCCGTGTTACCTGGAAGAGAACGTCGATGCCCAGCGCGGTGACGGCGTGTTCGCGCAGAGTATCGCCGCGCTGGAACTGCTCAATGACCTGGGATACGGCCAGCCGGGCTCCGGTCTGCAACTCGACCTGGTCTACAACCCGCGGGGCGCCACGCTGCCACCCCCGCAGCAGGCGCTCGAGGCCGACTACCGGCGGCATCTGGCCGACACCTACGGCGTCGGCTTCAATCACCTGCTCACCATCGCGAACATGCCGATCAAGCGCTTCGGCAGCACGCTGGTCAGTCGCGGCGAACTCGACGGTTACCTGCGTCTGCTGCGCGATGCGCACCGCGCGGAAAATCTCCCCGGCGTGATGTGCCGTGCACTGATCAGTGTCGACTGGCAGGGTTATGTCTACGACTGCGATTTCAACCAGATGCTCGATCTGCCCCTGCGACTCGATGCGCGGCCGCGACTGCACCTGCGCGACCTGCAGGGCAGGGCGCTGGCGGGTGCCCCGATCCGGGTCGCCCAACACTGCTATGCCTGCACCGCCGGCCAGGGTTCGAGCTGCGGCGGGGCACTGGAACCGTAA
- a CDS encoding methyltransferase domain-containing protein, whose translation MTMNVEDSVQERYSQGAHARQAALCCPVDYDSNLLDLLPAEIIERDYGCGDPSRYVRAGDTVLDLGSGGGKICYMAAQLVGPTGRVIGVDMNDDMLALARRHQATMATRLGGDRVSFRKGRIQDLALDIEALAARLADQPVNCHAAYVALQQWERMARRERPLIANDSIDLVISNCVLNLVDDHDKLQLVSEIHRVLKPGGRIAIADIVSDRPVPAALKQDAELWSGCLSGAFQEKEMLAAFAAAGFAAVCYDKWDTHPWRVVAGINFRSVTLTAVKPLPQEHTTPGRQLMYRGPFAAVTDDSGMQWRRGERYTVAAGMARQLLQPAYAGAFIETDATASGCCQPDGSAAAACCAPPSTPRGCC comes from the coding sequence ATGACCATGAATGTCGAAGACAGCGTACAGGAACGCTATTCACAGGGCGCGCACGCGCGCCAGGCGGCGCTGTGCTGCCCGGTCGACTACGACAGCAATCTCCTCGACCTGCTGCCGGCGGAGATCATCGAGCGCGATTACGGCTGCGGTGACCCGTCGCGCTATGTGCGGGCGGGAGACACGGTGCTCGATCTGGGCTCCGGCGGAGGCAAGATCTGCTATATGGCCGCCCAGCTGGTCGGCCCGACCGGACGGGTGATCGGTGTCGACATGAACGATGACATGCTGGCGCTGGCACGCCGGCATCAGGCAACGATGGCAACGCGGCTCGGCGGCGACCGGGTCAGTTTCCGCAAGGGGCGGATCCAGGACCTGGCGCTCGATATCGAGGCCCTGGCCGCGCGCCTGGCCGACCAGCCGGTCAATTGCCATGCCGCTTATGTCGCACTGCAGCAATGGGAGCGGATGGCGCGCCGCGAACGGCCGCTGATCGCGAACGATTCCATCGACCTGGTGATCTCGAACTGCGTGCTGAACCTCGTGGACGACCACGACAAGCTGCAGCTGGTCAGCGAGATTCACCGCGTGCTCAAGCCCGGCGGCCGCATCGCGATCGCGGACATCGTCAGCGACCGCCCCGTGCCCGCAGCGCTGAAGCAGGATGCCGAGCTCTGGAGCGGCTGCCTCTCCGGCGCCTTCCAGGAGAAGGAAATGCTGGCGGCGTTCGCCGCTGCCGGTTTCGCTGCGGTGTGTTACGACAAGTGGGACACCCACCCCTGGCGCGTCGTCGCGGGCATCAATTTCCGCTCCGTGACACTGACGGCGGTCAAACCGCTGCCGCAGGAACACACGACACCAGGACGGCAGCTCATGTACCGCGGCCCGTTCGCCGCGGTCACCGATGACAGCGGAATGCAGTGGCGCCGCGGCGAACGGTACACAGTGGCAGCCGGCATGGCCCGGCAGCTGCTGCAACCGGCGTACGCCGGTGCGTTCATCGAAACCGACGCGACCGCATCCGGCTGCTGCCAACCGGACGGGTCCGCGGCCGCCGCCTGCTGCGCGCCGCCATCCACGCCCCGTGGCTGCTGCTGA
- a CDS encoding TIGR04283 family arsenosugar biosynthesis glycosyltransferase: protein MAAAEQARISVVVPALNEAGVLVRTLQSLQPLRRRGHEIIVVDGGSSDGTACEAATLADRVLHAQRGRAWQLHTGACAARGAILWFLHADTEPPPGADRLIQARLATGQGDWGWFDVRLTGSRWLLRCVAWLMNRRARLSGIATGDQGMFVRRAAYDRAGGFPPIPLMEDIALSRRLRRLGRPLPIAVRLTSSSRRWEKHGIVRTILTMWGLRLAYFLGVKPQVLARYYVVHRP, encoded by the coding sequence GTGGCTGCTGCTGAGCAAGCGCGTATCTCGGTCGTCGTCCCGGCGCTGAACGAGGCGGGCGTGCTGGTGCGCACACTGCAATCCCTGCAGCCGCTGCGCCGGCGCGGACACGAGATCATCGTGGTCGACGGCGGCAGCTCGGATGGCACCGCATGCGAGGCCGCGACGCTGGCGGACCGGGTGCTGCACGCGCAACGCGGTCGTGCGTGGCAGTTGCACACCGGGGCGTGCGCGGCGCGTGGCGCGATTCTCTGGTTCCTGCATGCCGATACGGAACCGCCCCCCGGGGCCGACCGCCTGATCCAGGCCAGACTCGCGACCGGGCAGGGTGACTGGGGCTGGTTCGACGTGCGCCTGACGGGATCGCGATGGCTGCTGCGCTGCGTCGCCTGGCTGATGAACCGGCGTGCCCGTCTCAGCGGGATCGCCACCGGCGACCAGGGCATGTTCGTGCGCCGCGCAGCCTATGACCGCGCCGGCGGATTCCCGCCGATTCCGCTGATGGAGGACATCGCCCTGAGCCGCCGGCTCAGGCGCCTGGGCCGGCCGCTGCCGATCGCGGTCCGACTGACCAGTTCGTCGCGCCGCTGGGAAAAACACGGGATCGTACGCACCATCCTGACCATGTGGGGGCTGCGCCTGGCCTATTTTCTGGGCGTCAAGCCCCAGGTCCTGGCGCGTTACTACGTCGTGCACCGGCCATGA
- a CDS encoding TIGR04282 family arsenosugar biosynthesis glycosyltransferase: MKYPQARLLVFSKAPEPGAAKTRLIPLLGAEGAARYYAGMLDNTLDKALAADLCPVELWCTPDTGHAHFQDCRARHPLTLHAQCGSDLGTRMAQALDSVLQRARHALLIGADCPALAGADLAAALQALTAGTDVVLGPAQDGGYYLIGLSRCHPGLFADIPWGSARVLELTLQRCRGHGLTWHCLPEHADLDTPADYLRHHAGGLVPGNAENHCDY, from the coding sequence ATGAAGTATCCGCAGGCCCGGTTGCTGGTATTCAGCAAGGCGCCCGAGCCGGGGGCAGCGAAGACCCGGCTGATCCCGTTGCTGGGTGCCGAGGGCGCTGCCCGGTACTACGCCGGGATGCTCGATAACACCCTGGACAAGGCGCTGGCCGCAGACCTGTGCCCGGTGGAACTGTGGTGCACGCCCGATACCGGGCACGCGCACTTCCAGGACTGTCGTGCGCGTCATCCGCTCACCCTGCATGCCCAGTGCGGCAGCGACCTGGGCACACGCATGGCCCAGGCCCTGGACAGCGTGCTGCAGCGGGCCCGGCATGCCCTGCTGATCGGTGCGGATTGTCCGGCACTTGCCGGGGCTGATCTCGCGGCGGCGCTGCAGGCGCTGACGGCGGGCACGGACGTGGTGCTCGGACCGGCGCAGGATGGCGGTTATTACCTGATCGGGCTATCCAGGTGCCACCCCGGCCTGTTTGCGGACATACCCTGGGGGAGTGCGCGGGTACTCGAGCTGACCCTGCAACGCTGTCGCGGCCACGGACTCACCTGGCACTGTCTGCCCGAACATGCGGACCTGGACACGCCCGCAGACTATCTGCGCCATCACGCCGGCGGCTTGGTGCCGGGCAACGCGGAAAATCACTGTGATTATTGA
- a CDS encoding DUF1269 domain-containing protein has protein sequence MRRLYFLLPNIDSAKQIVDELLLARVEERHIHIAAADHHALTAAHLPEAGLLQESDFIPAVERGLAIGGATGILAGIAAVAIPGIGLALGGGAILGIGLAGAGAGAWVSSMIGISAPSSRLKEFETAIKNGELLMMLDVPKARVEEITDLVRSHHPEAHIEGTEPVIPAFP, from the coding sequence ATGAGAAGGTTGTATTTTCTGTTACCCAACATCGACAGTGCCAAACAGATCGTCGACGAACTGCTGCTGGCGCGCGTCGAGGAACGCCATATACACATCGCCGCCGCCGATCATCACGCCCTGACCGCGGCGCATCTGCCGGAGGCGGGGCTGCTGCAGGAAAGTGATTTCATTCCGGCCGTGGAGCGCGGACTGGCGATCGGCGGGGCGACAGGTATCCTGGCCGGTATCGCGGCAGTCGCCATTCCGGGGATCGGCCTGGCATTGGGCGGCGGCGCCATCCTCGGTATCGGTCTGGCTGGCGCCGGGGCGGGGGCCTGGGTCTCCAGCATGATCGGAATCTCTGCACCGAGTTCGCGTCTCAAGGAATTCGAGACGGCGATCAAGAACGGCGAGCTGCTCATGATGCTGGACGTGCCCAAGGCCAGGGTCGAGGAAATCACCGACCTGGTCAGGAGCCATCACCCGGAGGCCCATATCGAGGGCACGGAGCCGGTGATACCGGCGTTCCCCTGA
- a CDS encoding GNAT family N-acetyltransferase has product MPDAAISVRTADWRTDQAAIRAVRHAVFITEQGIPAALEWDGLDGDCRHVLAHTAAGVAVATGRLTLAGRIGRMAVLPAWRGHGVGRALLEQLLLQAAALGLQDVYLHAQRAAVAFYLRQGFQQTGVPFVAAGIEHVRMSRRTAR; this is encoded by the coding sequence GTGCCGGATGCCGCGATCAGCGTACGCACGGCCGACTGGCGGACGGACCAGGCCGCCATCCGTGCCGTGCGGCATGCCGTTTTCATCACCGAGCAGGGGATTCCCGCGGCGCTGGAATGGGACGGACTGGATGGTGACTGCCGGCATGTGCTTGCGCACACCGCGGCCGGCGTGGCGGTCGCTACCGGGCGGTTGACCCTGGCAGGGCGGATCGGGCGGATGGCGGTACTGCCGGCGTGGCGCGGGCATGGCGTGGGCCGGGCCCTGCTGGAACAGCTGCTGCTGCAGGCCGCTGCGCTGGGCCTGCAAGATGTCTATCTCCACGCGCAGCGCGCTGCGGTGGCGTTCTACCTGCGGCAAGGATTTCAGCAGACCGGCGTCCCCTTCGTTGCCGCCGGGATCGAACATGTACGCATGTCACGGCGCACCGCCCGCTAA